GCGCCGCTGTGCAGATGTCGCGGCGCCTTTTGCTCTTGTCGGAGCATGGCGGGCTTGGGGAGGAGGTGCTGGTCCAGTCTGCTGTTGGTCATAGCGCCGTGGAAGCTGCCGATGGTCCGGATCCCCACAGGGAAGGGTTTGGACTCCTGCGGCAGCCGCAGCTCACTCTGGCCTTTGGGGTGAAACGGGCGAGGCGGCGGCGGTGAGCCGAGATCTTCCGACTCAGACTTGTAGAGACGCCGCTTCTTCCTACCGCGCGCCCGCTGTCCTTCGTCCTCCGGTCCTGCCAGCACTGTAATAGACACACGTGCTCAATGGcgttcaaagtgcggcccgggggcctttttttaacggcccgtggcacattctaaaaatactattaggaAAAAACACGTAAAGAagtgaaataaaagagcaaacaagtggaatgtaacgagaaaaagttgaaaaTGTTGACtgataaaacaaagcacaaaagctttttctttaaaattgtcattaccgtatttttcggaatataagtcacagtttttttcatagtttggccggaggtgcgacttatactcaggagcgacttatgtgtgaaaatattaacattaccgtaaaatatcaaataatattatttagctcattcacgtaagagactagacgtataagatttcatgggatttagcgattaggagtgacagattgtttgataaacgtatagcatgttctatatgttataagtatttgaatgactcttaccataatatgttacgttaacataccaggcacgttctcagttggttatttatgcctcatataacgtacacttattcagcctgttgttcactattctttatttattttaaattgcctttcaaatgtctattcttggtgttgggttttatcaaatacatttcccccaaaatgcgacttatactccagtgcgacttatatgtttttttccttctttattatgcattttcggccggtgcaacttatactccggagtgacttttagtccgaaaaatgcggtactcaaaaaatgtgtcaaaatcaatgttctgaattattgacctattgaaggctccaattcatttatattccactttgaaatgtttttttggggaacatattgcatattttgtgtgaacTAAGTAAACTAAGATTTCTTtgccaaaaagggcattaaacaaacaaaaaataataaaataaaattacaatggatggatagatagatctgaagtcgtgttggagatttaagtgttgaaaaaaaacattaccgtattttccggaccatagggcacaacggattataaggcgcactgccgatgagcgggtctattcaggtctatattcatacaaaaggtgcaccagattataaggctcaTTAAAAGGGTCgtattattttattctttttctaaatgtaaaacacttccttgtggtctacataacatgtaatggtggttgtttggtcaaaatgttgcatggatgatgttttacagatcatcttcaagtcgatttctgacagtcgcttcaggatgtgccgttttgtgggcgatcttatttacgtggctcaccttcggcagcgtctactccccgtcatctttgttgtagcggtgtagcgtgcaaggaggggggtggaagaagtgtcaaaagatggagctaactgttttaatgacattcagactttacttcaatcaataacggagcagcatctcctcatccgtggctcactagtgcaacaacaacacaggaaatgtgtcgcgtgaaaaactgtccgaccagaactctctaataactacagttccttgggtgaataatgtaaactcactagaccggtatgttttagcgctttcatggtgagtttactgacagatataagtaagaaatttacactactttgtattacaaatggcaacagtggaagatgaatgtcacataacaggaagatagaggaaaaagaagaagcttatcgactacggtgtcggcaaggCGGACGCACGaacattttcagtacttatgcagatcccaaatacagatcagcaggtaccagaaggtaagaaaagttgcttttgcataatattgctaaacaaaacgccagataatgtctaaccttatacacacaccataataatactcgtatgttgaagcacagtacaatccatcgagcagtgcggcttcatagcttaccaaactcgtactaaaacattttgatacatttttgagcgctgtgtgtaatgttctataataacaatggaacatataacattttggtgttgattacttgagtcatattgcagtctacacgcatctctaatgtgtgactgccatcattttgcagtttacacgtatctcttatgtgtgactgccatctactggtcacacttattacaccatgtaccaaataaaatagctttgaggtcggtaagcacaaccaaaaattattccaaacattaggcgcaccgggttgtaaggcgcattgtcgagtttcCAGAAAAtttaagtattttaagtgcgctttatagtccgaaaaatacggtaattacttggtccccgggaccaaactaTAGGTGGGAGCACTAAACGAAAAAAAACTAAAGATATACATCATAATGgtttggctccagcacccccgcgaccccgtaagggacaagcggtagaaaatggatggatggatgggtttttaaaatgaaaaatatcaaaatggccaccgcatgctttgattttttagTGTGCGTCCCTCAAtggtaaaagtttggacacccctggtccaaAATATCATTTTCATTGTGTGTGCTTAGAGGAATATTTGTAAGATATGCTGTGATATTCCTAAAATGGCCGTAAGAAAGTTGTGGTCAAAGTGAAGCACTTAACGAGTCTTACCTTTTCTGTTCCTGGGCTCGTCCGAGCTGTCGTCCTCCAGCAAGACCGTGTGAGCAGACTTCCTGCGGCTCCTGGAGGCCGCCGGGAGGGCCTTGGAGGCGAGCGAGGGGGCGGTGGAGAAGGGAGGCGGCGTGGAAGAGTGCAGCAAAGGGGAGGGGCCTGCCCTTAGCGGCGGGAGCGGCGGCGAGGAGGAGGAGCCCGGGTCGGAGGCGGTGCCCTCGTGGCTGTGGCTCCTCTGGAAGGTCCACGCGCTACCCTTCATCTTGCTGAGGCTGCCGATGGAGTTGAGGATGACGGTGGCCCGGTTGATGGACTCCACGGCGGGCGCCGCCTTGCGGTCCGGGTTGGTTCGGATTCGGTTCTGCAAGTCGGAGGAAAAGGTTCCCgcctaaataaaaaaagaacaaaaatgaaTACCATAAAGTGCTGAGAAGAAATTGTAGttgcagatgtccgataatggcttttttgccaatatccgatattgtctaactcttaattatcgataccgatatatacagtcgtggaattatcacattattatgcctaattttgttgtgatgccccgctggatgcattaaacaatgtaacaaagttttccaaaataaatcaactcaagttatggaaaaaaatgccaacatggcactgccatatttattattgaagtcacaaagtgcattattttttttaacatgcctcaaaacagcagcttggaatttgggacttgctctccctgagagagcatgaggaggttgaggtgggcgaggttgaGTGAGGGGGTTGGGGGTTagggggtatatattgtagcgtcccggaagagttagtgctgcaaggggttctgggtatttgttctgttgtgttacggtgcggatgttctcccaaaacgtgtttgtcattcttgtttggtgtgggttaacagtgtggcgcatatttgtaacagtgttaaagttgtttatacagcaaccctcagtgtgacctgtatggctgttgaccaagtatgcattgcattcacttgtgtgtgtgaaaagccgtagatattatgtgactgggctggcacgtaaaggcagtgcctttaaggtttattggcgctctgtacttctccctacatccgtgtacacagcggcgttttaaacagtcataaattttactttttgaaacagataccgataattttaaaaccgataccgataatttccgatattacattttaaagcatttatcggccgataatatcggacatctctaattagaagtcaagtttgtttgattaatcgaataatcagacaaaacacactttatagcctcaatgcgtgttttagtttaaattaaaaaaaattggcttgtcataacctttttttttctaataaatgcacataaaCGTTGAAAAAaagacttttaacatgtgtgcacacTGCTGGgcaatataagtgttttatattggtcgatattAGTAATTTATATTTTCATGGCCTATAGAAAATAGGgaccaagacaaaaaaatatgggAAATGTATTTCAAATGTAACGTTCCTgttattataatcccctcagctatcaaggcggaAAGGAAAGGACATGTCAACAaaagcatggaaaacaatcagcataaacaaaattataaaatcacattgaagacttaacaataaaggtgcaaaaataaggaatattgcCTAATAAAGTGTAGCAAAATAGTGGaaaatgtgaaaatgtaaacagagaaacctgagttttctgcaggtttagtgccacaaagttacagctgtgctctgaagggtgagcgcggctaaggtggtctggtattaccggtcttggtggggacgagcgccttgcatcatttaaagtaccaatgattgtcacacacacactaggtgtggcaaaattattctctgcatttgacccatcacccttgatcaccccctgggaggcgaggggcgcagtgagcagcagcggtggccgtgcccgggaataatttttggtgatttaacccccaattccaacccttgatgctgagtgtcaagcagggaggtttaCCGACCACATTGGTCTAACTAcgttctgtttttttaaaaatctagataaaaactgccatactgtcgaggtgacttttccgcttttatccacaatttatttgctctctgcagcactcttttctactttctcttctcactccatgcaaagaatcaaccgcgagacaagatggcgcaaccaaacgtgatagttaATACGgtgacctgattggctgttagcgtgtcactcccactgataaATCTCACTGCGATGCTCGGTTAATAGAGAgctagtgcctttgttcatgcaaccaaaccTGCTTTGTAACTTCCGCTTTCTTCCGAGgaaggagaaaaaaaatgtatagataatgctttttttttttaatatcaattACATGTCTATCGCGAAATATATTGATATCATTTAATCACCCAGTcctatgtgtgcattaataataaCTAGAAAATTTCTGCGGAAATTTGGATGGGCcggctatctgtgccctggacctgaAACCGCCGTACTTACTCCAatggccatccagccaaaaccaaacaGTGGACGTCAAAACTTTTTAGCCagggttaaagtagacaagtgtCTGAACAAAATTAGACGTTAAGCACAGAGCTACGTGAAAGAATGGCTGAGCTATAAGAGGAATCTCACAGGTGTGCTGGAAATATTCGTCATTCTAAAGGTGCGttcccattcaattggcccatgtttttgtttatttgtgaatagcgtcgccatggtaacttgaaatgttcccaatttaaaatacgcCCATTGGCACGAACGAGACctgtccgacggtataacatatgtgggggttcgtctcATATTAAACAAAAGGTGTTTTAGTTTGTTCGTGAATAGCGTTTCCATGTTAACACgaattgttcccaatttagatTTCTGCCATGGGCGCGGACGAGACCTTTCCAACGGTATATTATATGTGGGGTACGTAGGCCGGTTTGTCTCATAGTGGCGGTAACAGAAATGTGTTGAAACTATAATAAGATGAAGAATAAAGTTTGAAGTTTAAGCAAAAACAATatgagcaggcccataattaagctcatgctctcatgtgcgctctattgcagaaATTATGTCTTTTTTTACAGTCCAGGACCTTTGTTCGCTACACttaaacgattaatcaaagcaacaggcTATCAAAGCTTTTTTCCCCCAATCAAATTAATCGATTGATCGTTGCAGCATGAGTGGGACAACTCGCCTTTGGAATGGTGATGGCGTCAAAGTCCAACGGGCGAACTTTGACCTTCTGGAAGAGGAAGTAGAACTCGGAGCTACCGGGAGGCGAGTGTCCACCGAACGTCAGCGCGTCGCCGTCCGAGAGCTCCCATTGGATGCCGGGCCGGAGGCGGACCTCGTTGACCCAGGTGCCTAGGGAAGGCAGAATTGTGGAGGGCGGAGCCAGTGTGAAGGACATGTCAATTtgtttcacttctttttacacttgcatgacagtTAAACCTCAAACTTCCCCTGTACTAAACAAgtatttatgtttatgttattTACAGAGATGCCTCGATTCTGACTTTAGGATTAGATCAGCGGGGGATGATATTTGGCTTTTTTAACTGACCcagtttttacattttaaaattgtactcCGGTCAAAGATTCCTTTAAAAGAGATGCACCATCAGGAAGAAacaattacatttccatattccttgttacacacatgccggagttgcatgaattccagaAGGGTGCGTGTCTTGCCAGAAACCCGGCTTGAATTTGAGAGCGAGCTGCAACAAAGACGTCGACAATCCACGGTGCGAAGCCGCTTCTAaaatactaatcctcaccaccataGCGGAAAATAAACTATAATTTTCTTCCAAGTATCATTATTACTGCaggactagaggaaaaggaatggctcAGCATGCCAGACagagacacagacagacagagacacagacagagacagagatacacacaaagacacagagacagagacacacacaaagacacagacagacagagacacagacagacagagacacagacagagacagagacagagacacacacaaagacacagacagacagagacacagagagagacacagacagagagagacacagacagacagagagacagacagacagagacacagacagacagagacacagacagacagagacacagacagagacagagacatagacagacagagacatagacagacagagacacagacagagacacagacagagacacagacagacagagagacagacagacagacacagacagacagagacacagacagacagagagacagacagagagacacagacagacagagacacagacagacagacagacagagacacagacacagaccGACGCTCACCACtgaagcttcaatgtaaagtaagggtgatcgatccagatgtcgatgCTATCGATACCTGATGTAGTATCAATAAATAATACTAAAGTGACTAGATCTgtaatttttcttctttttgttatTACAAAATCATTTTTGGTGGGTTTTGTTATAgcttacaaactcagggagtaaCAGAAATATACAGATACAGCAAGGCTTTGAGGGacaaaaccaaatgatttaacATGGGAGCCAATTTGATGGATTGCCCACCGATCGGTAAGAATCGTTTTTCATGTAAAAGTATGTGATTGTCATTGCCGATTAATTAATCTTATTGCCGATCACAAACGCAGATCCCCTCTGGCTAATTATGTATTTCTTTTTAGTGCcacggctgacaagcagctaatgtgtgtttctacacaATGTGGAGCCGCTCCTTTAGgctaataataatcacttccATTACGGCAAATGAACTGCAATTCTATGCATCTTAAGTAGGGATGTACAGTATATCGTTAAGATTTTATCGATAAGATACCTTTATCGATACCGGTATTTATCGGTACTCTTATCAGTACTATATATAATTTGTGGAAATGAAGacatgaaaaaatgcattttaattcgCATTTATATCAGCTCAAGAAGTTGAACACCTTCAACATGGTGTActgtaacatctcagagcagctgttttttttttttgtcttagagAACAGAGAACACAAATTGTACATGATATATCATATCAGATGTgtcatataaatcaatacaatcaattagcatgttatgtgggtgtgcattttgtaacaacaGGAATGGTTATTTGTGTTGCACACATACGTATTTGTGACGGACCGGAACTTATATTGGGTGTTGCACCAccgacgtgtatgtgtgtgttatataAATTAAAAGCCTCAGTGAGCAAATGTAATGCTCGATCGTCCAATTTGTAGTCAAGAGACAGAAATAACTGAAACACATTTAAGAAAAATTGTGAAATGAAGTGACGTCAGGCAGCAACCAGAAACCTGTCAGTCACAGATATATGTTGATAAGATATATGTTGCTTCACAGCAACCTTATGGAATATTTTATTACCTACATTTTTGAGTGGATTTATATTGGCCTGTACATTAATGAATCGCTAGGAGGGCGGCTGATAAAACGCAGTCGTGACTCGTCatgagtaaatgggttatacttgtatagcacttctctaccttcaaggtactcaaagcgttttgacactatttccacattcacacacacacacgttcacacactgatggcgggagctgccatgcaaggccctaaccacgacccattaggagcaagggtgaagtgtcttgctcaaggacacaacggacgtgacgaggttgatagtaggtggggatcgaaccaggaaccctcaggttgctggcacggccactctcccaactgcgccacgccatccccaaagTGTAAAGagcgttcacttcaaactgacataGCGTGCGTGACTGAGgaacttttgaggaggaaatattgtgttacaaactttttgtggtgttgcttccttatttgtcattattccaaaCTGATTTCAATGCGTAGCAGCGGCAGCTTAACTGAATGTGACAGCATGTCATAATAATGTTGGTCAGCTGGAACGGTAAATACTATAATAATCTTCACAGTCCTCATGGACCGacctaattaggaaccggtacccaAAAAATGCCGGTATTCGGTATACatccctatccatccatccattttctaccacttattcccttcggggtcgcggggggcgctggagcctatctcagctacaatcgggcggaaggcggggtacaccctggacaagtcgccacctcattgcagcccTAATCTTACGTATTATTATCAATGGAGGAaaactaaacatgttacacagagaaAGAGAATAAAGAACTATTTAACAACATGTTACACAGAGAAAGAGAATAAATAACTATTTAACATAGTGTTGattttgtaaaattattaataACCCTCaccataattaaataaaaaattgtacagttaatacaggtaattgttagtttttttgtttagttGTCGTGAACTAAccactttattttgtaaaaaaaaaaaattctatgtaGCATTTAATACCACAAATGTCTTCTGATTTAGAGTAATATGAGCTAATTATACATTTAATAGGATAAGCTTTATAAAAAGGTGTTTTTGTGTGTACTTCagttacttgctataaaacattttgGCTTCtctaatctattgtcaaagtttTAAATCGGGACTCGAGATCGGATCGGGTCTGAGGGCAAAAATGTCGATCTGGACATCCTTAGATGTTTACGTCCGAAAGGAAAACTTAAAATGTGACAAATCGGAGGtcaaccatggactggactttcgctgatgtgttggactttcacaatattatgtcagacccactcgacatccattgctttcggtctcccctagaggggggggggggttacccacatatgcggtcctctccaaggtttctcatagtcattcacattgacgtcccactggggtgagttttccttgcccgtatgtgggctctgtaccgaggatgtcgttgtggcttgtacagccctttgagacacttgtgatttagggctatataaataaacactgattgattgaaGAAATTGGGGAAAATAGAGGATGGTAGCAATTTAGCTCCATCATGTTTGAAGAGCGACATGTCTCACCGTGACTGCTCCTGTCCTTGATGTGGACCCTCCATCCCTCCTCCTGGGACACGGCCTCGCCCCCGCACGCCTCCCGCTCGGCATGCAGCTCGGCATGGATGCGGGACACCGTCGACGAGTCCAGCGTGACATCGCACAGCTCGGCCGCTCGGCCCAGGCGGAACACGGAGTGGCCGAGCGCTGGCCGGAAGGTGTAGAGGTCCCGCGCAGAGTCCTCCGCCGAAGAAGAACCGATGCGGAGCAGCTGGAAGCAAGGCTGCACCCCCGAGAGCATGACTGACAGAACTTGAAGCCCCCGGGCCCCCAGCCCTCCCTACGCTACAGCAGGCTGTGATGCATTCAGGGAGTCGCTCTGGTCGTGGGAAATAATTTCGTGGAAGGCATCTGCTATAGAGGGCGTCGTCAACCTCGCTAGACAGGATCCTGGAGGTCAGGGGTGCGTGGTGCACAGGCACTGGCCAACAGGTGTTAGCATTAGCGTTTGAGAGAGCGAAGACATAAATAAATAACTGATCGAAGGTTCTCCAGCAGGGGACTTGGGAGTCCAGAGGCTTGCAGGTGTGTTGCCTCCCTCTAAAAAGAGTAGTTTTTCCTTAATAATTCAT
This Entelurus aequoreus isolate RoL-2023_Sb linkage group LG05, RoL_Eaeq_v1.1, whole genome shotgun sequence DNA region includes the following protein-coding sequences:
- the tcf19l gene encoding transcription factor 19 — protein: MLSGVQPCFQLLRIGSSSAEDSARDLYTFRPALGHSVFRLGRAAELCDVTLDSSTVSRIHAELHAEREACGGEAVSQEEGWRVHIKDRSSHGTWVNEVRLRPGIQWELSDGDALTFGGHSPPGSSEFYFLFQKVKVRPLDFDAITIPKAGTFSSDLQNRIRTNPDRKAAPAVESINRATVILNSIGSLSKMKGSAWTFQRSHSHEGTASDPGSSSSPPLPPLRAGPSPLLHSSTPPPFSTAPSLASKALPAASRSRRKSAHTVLLEDDSSDEPRNRKVLAGPEDEGQRARGRKKRRLYKSESEDLGSPPPPRPFHPKGQSELRLPQESKPFPVGIRTIGSFHGAMTNSRLDQHLLPKPAMLRQEQKAPRHLHSGARGNSAAFCQQRPALSAQRGRRRAHSSPVFSPLVVGGENYNLASPSVRIRAATRGRAAFNGFHQQPSKRRGRPRKHPLPPRPSLPSPSSSSSSSTSSASSSSGSSSSSSSEDEEEAAASGAVEPCAAPRCLLPQQDTVQWIQCDVCDAWYHIDCLHVDRKKLLRDPSADFNCGCC